The following proteins are co-located in the Candida dubliniensis CD36 chromosome 3, complete sequence genome:
- a CDS encoding acyl-CoA : diacylglycerol acyltransferase (Similar to S. cerevisiae DGA1;~In S. cerevisiae: atalyzes the terminal step of triacylglycerol (TAG) formation, acylates diacylglycerol using acyl-CoA as an acyl donor, localized to lipid particles), whose amino-acid sequence MTETADLKSEHTEKVTGLSTSKEVPESTLTQRKQSSAPATPSSKRSTTSKKKRAFINVAPLNTPLSHRLETLGVVWHCISIPFFICLFFFMISLGLFGWIVIVLPYFIWWYGFDLHTPTNGKVAYRYRNSMKNFIIWDWFVRYFPIKVYKSVELEPTFKEVLVEETESSEDDDEQDLVSERSRTLVDKVFKFFGLKKRLNDTSSGKSETYKTVSTGPRYIFGYHPHGVISMGGVGLFATNSLRNEPYTPFLKFLKPFFHDSTKGERLFPGLGNIFLLTITTQFAIPFYRDYLMGLGVTSASAKNIRSLINNGDNSVCIVVGGAEESLLNNMVAKHARVGYGYKENQDINGSDTEDDEPEQQQQQQNGNVEVKKKSTKEVDNKTSSQPPKREVKLILNKRKGFVKLAIELGNVALVPTFAFGEADVYRLVQPSPTSMMYKFQKWMKGIFSFTIPLFSARGVFIYDYGLLPFRNPINICVGKPIYIPAGALQEYKQQHPEEFTEEETKPPMKKSGSFTDIFKINDETPKISTIKTKIPPALLDKYHKLYVDELRNVYEENKHKFGYGDVEFSIVE is encoded by the coding sequence ATGACAGAAACAGCAGACCTTAAATCAGAACATACAGAGAAGGTTACAGGACTTTCTACCTCTAAGGAAGTACCCGAATCCACGCTTACACAAAGAAAACAACTGTCTGCTCCAGCTACACCATCTTCAAAACGTTCAACTacatcaaagaaaaaacgTGCATTTATCAATGTGGCTCCGTTGAATACCCCATTGTCTCATCGACTCGAAACTTTGGGGGTTGTTTGGCATTGTATTAGTattcctttttttatttgcttattttttttcatgaTATCGTTGGGTTTATTTGGGTGGATTGTAATAGTCTTGCCATACTTCATTTGGTGGTATGGGTTTGATTTGCATACCCCAACCAATGGTAAAGTTGCTTATCGGTACCGTAATTCAATGAAgaatttcatcatttggGATTGGTTTGTCAGATACTTCCCTATAAAGGTTTATAAGTCTGTCGAATTGGAACCCACATTCAAGGAGGTTTTGGTAGAAGAGACTGAAAGTTCggaagatgatgatgaacaaGATTTAGTGTCTGAACGAAGCAGGACATTGGTTGACAAGgttttcaagttttttgGATTGAAAAAACGTTTGAATGATACATCTCTGGGGAAATCGGAAACCTACAAAACGGTGTCTACTGGTCCCAGGTATATATTTGGATACCATCCTCATGGGGTTATTTCAATGGGTGGTGTTGGTTTATTTGCAACCAATTCGTTACGAAACGAACCCTACACACCTTTCCTCAAATTCTTGAAGCCATTCTTCCATGACAGTACCAAAGGTGAACGGTTATTCCCAGGTCTTGgaaatattttcttgttaACAATCACCACACAGTTTGCTATACCATTTTATCGTGATTATTTGATGGGGTTGGGAGTCACCAGTGCTTCAGCAAAGAATATCAGAAGTTTAATTAACAATGGTGATAATTCTGTCTGTATTGTGGTCGGTGGAGCTGAGGAATCTTTGTTAAACAATATGGTCGCAAAACACGCCAGAGTTGGTTACGGATATAAAGAAAACCAGGACATTAACGGAAGCGACACCGAAGATGATGAACCAgagcagcaacaacaacaacaaaatggAAACGTCGAGGTCAAGAAGAAGAGTACAAAAGAAGTTGACAACAAAACATCAAGCCAACCTCCTAAACGTGAagttaaattgattttaaacaaACGTAAAGGATTTGTTAAATTGGCCATAGAATTGGGCAACGTTGCTTTGGTACCAACTTTTGCATTTGGTGAGGCAGATGTGTATAGATTGGTCCAACCAAGTCCCACATCTATGATGTATAAATTCCAGAAATGGATGAAAGGTATTTTCCTGTTTACCATTCCATTATTTAGCGCACGCGGTGTTTTCATTTACGATTACGGGTTGTTACCTTTTAGAAATCCTATAAACATTTGTGTTGGTAAACCGATATATATCCCTGCTGGAGCCTTGCAAGAatacaaacaacaacatccaGAAGAGTTTACTGAGGAAGAGACTAAACCACCGATGAAAAAATCTGGGTCCTTTACcgatattttcaaaataaacgATGAAACACCAAAAATCTCCACGATCAAAACGAAAATACCACCTGCATTATTAGATAAGTATCATAAGTTATATGTAGATGAGTTGAGAAATGTTTATGAAGAAAACAAACACAAGTTTGGTTATGGAGACGTTGAATTTAGTATTGTCGAATGA
- a CDS encoding peptide transporter, putative (Similar to S. cerevisiae PTR2;~In S. cerevisiae: integral membrane peptide transporter, mediates transport of di- and tri-peptides), giving the protein MSTEEKHSQTDVINNSTQVSNSVEKSSRDDEYAGDNLGSDIQIEDDGREPTDHEMETLRHVSESIPMSCWLVAVVELAERFSYYGLSAPFQNYMQFTPDHSPKGMLGLKQQGATALSYFFQFWCYVTPILGGWISDTYWGKYKTIFVFCVIYIVGIFLLFITSIPSITSKSTATGGYIAAIIIIGLGTGGVKSNVSPLIADQIPKKKPYIKVTKKGERVIVDPNITVQNVFMFFYLMINIGSLSVIATTEMESHIGFWSSYLLTFCFFFIAIAALIIGRNKYIKVPVGDKIVNKTFKCVWVGIMNGFNFDAAKPSVKPEKSYPWDDHFVDEVKRTISACKVFVWYPIYWVQYNGMMNMFVSSAAGMSRDIPNDFLTVFDSVAIIVFIPIFERFLYPLVRHFTPFKPITKIFWGFMFGSGAMVYAAVLQHYIYKAGPCYDHPLDCPNGNNINIGLQTPAYVLIAISEILASITGLEYAYTKAPVQMKSLVMAMFLLTNAVGAAIGIALSSVSVDPKMVWTYSGLAVSCFIAGCLFLTLFRHYNKKEDEWNNLEYETNIDETGLMPVSSLTPSRKSIA; this is encoded by the coding sequence ATGTCCACAGAAGAAAAACATCTGCAAACAGATGTTATAAATAACTCGACCCAAGTCTCAAATTCCGTCGAAAAACTGCTGAGAGATGATGAATATGCTGGTGATAACTTAGGCTCCGACATACAGATCGAAGACGACGGTAGAGAACCTACAGATCATGAAATGGAAACTCTAAGACACGTTTCTGAATCCATTCCAATGTCGTGTTGGTTAGTTGCCGTTGTTGAATTAGCTGAAAGATTCTCCTATTATGGGTTGTCAGCACCATTCCAGAACTATATGCAATTTACCCCAGACCATTCACCAAAAGGTATGCTTGGCTTAAAGCAACAAGGTGCCACGGCGTTGTCGtattttttccaattctgGTGTTATGTCACTCCTATTCTTGGTGGTTGGATTTCTGACACCTATTGGGGTAaatacaaaacaatttttgtcTTTTGTGTTATTTACATTGTTGGtattttcttattatttattacttCCATTCCCTCCATAACCAGTAAAAGCACTGCTACTGGGGGGTACATCGCTgctatcattatcattggTCTTGGTACTGGTGGTGTCAAGTCCAACGTTTCCCCCTTGATTGCTGATCAAATTCCTAAAAAGAAACCCTACATTAAGGTCACCAAAAAGGGAGAAAGAGTGATTGTTGATCCAAACATTACTGTTCAAAATGTGTTCATGTTCTTTTACCTTATGATCAACATTGGATCTTTGTCAGTTATTGCCACTACCGAAATGGAGTCTCACATTGGTTTCTGGTCTTCTTACTTGCTTACGTtctgtttcttctttatcgCCATTGCTGCCTTGATTATTGGTAGAAACAAATATATCAAGGTTCCTGTTGGTGACAAGATTGTCAACAAGACTTTCAAATGTGTTTGGGTGGGTATCATGAACGGGTTTAACTTTGATGCTGCCAAGCCCTCTGTCAAACCAGAAAAATCTTATCCATGGGATGATCATTTCGTTGATGAGGTCAAAAGAACTATATCTGCTTGTAAAGTGTTTGTGTGGTACCCTATCTACTGGGTGCAATACAATGGTATGATGAATATGTTTGTTAGTTCTGCAGCAGGGATGAGTCGTGATATTCCAAATGATTTCTTGACTGTGTTTGACAGTGTGGCCATTATAGTATTTATCCCAATATTCGAAAGATTTTTATATCCTTTAGTCAGACATTTTACTCCATTCAAACCCATCACAAAGATTTTTTGGGGATTCATGTTTGGATCCGGTGCCATGGTTTACGCCGCTGTTTTGCAACACTATATCTACAAAGCTGGTCCATGTTATGACCATCCATTGGATTGTCCAAACGgtaacaacatcaacattgGTTTGCAAACACCTGCATATGTCCTTATTGCCATCTCTGAAATTTTGGCCTCGATTACTGGTCTTGAGTATGCCTACACTAAGGCACCTGTCCAAATGAAATCTTTGGTCATGGCAATGTTCTTACTTACAAACGCCGTTGGTGCTGCCATTGGTATTGCCTTGCTGAGTGTTAGTGTTGATCCAAAAATGGTGTGGACATATCTGGGATTAGCTGTGCTGTGTTTCATTGCCGGTTGCTTGTTCTTGACTTTGTTCAGACACTACAATAAAAAGGAAGACGAATGGAACAATTTGGAATACGAAACCAATATCGATGAGACTGGACTTATGCCAGTTTCTTCATTGACTCCGTCACGCAAGTCCATTGCATAG
- a CDS encoding methylthioadenosine phosphorylase, putative (Similar to S. cerevisiae MEU1;~In S. cerevisiae: catalyzes the initial step in the methionine salvage pathway; affects polyamine biosynthesis through regulation of ornithine decarboxylase (Spe1p) activity; regulates ADH2 gene expression), with protein sequence MVKLVFKGNNLSKLIKMSVHREKIDLAKLPHHYDGPVTLAVIGGTGLYDLPNLHPVARLTISTPWGFPSGSITISKTDSGFPVAFLARHGAHHDLLPSDVPSRANIAALKKLGVKAIVAFSAVGSLQQEIKPRDFVLPTQIIDRTKGIRPSTFFEKGFVAHAMFGEPFDLELNKLISDAIPSKGFLEGFDTDAAPVLHTKENTNNGEDLTIICMEGPQFSTRAESKLYRSWGGSVINMSVLPEAKLAREAEIAYQMICMSTDYDSWNESEEPVTVETVVGNLKANSANACKLAAKLIDEFAAKGGEIGKDLQGSMKYAVSTSPHGVKKELLEKMHYLFPGYWEV encoded by the coding sequence ATGGTAAAACTTGTTTTCAAAggtaataatttatcaaaactAATTAAAATGTCCGTTCATAGAGAAAAAATTGACCTTGCCAAATTACCACATCACTATGATGGTCCTGTTACATTGGCAGTAATTGGAGGTACTGGATTGTATGATTTGCCTAATTTACACCCTGTTGCTAGATTGACTATTAGTACTCCTTGGGGGTTTCCTTCCGGTTCAATTACCATTTCCAAGACTGATCTGGGTTTCCCAGTAGCATTTTTAGCTCGTCATGGTGCCCATCATGATTTGTTGCCTAGTGATGTGCCATCGAGAGCCAACATTGCtgcattgaaaaaattgggaGTTAAAGCCATCGTCGCCTTTTCTGCTGTTGGCTCGTTGCAACAAGAAATCAAACCAAGGGATTTTGTTTTACCTACACAAATCATTGATAGAACAAAAGGTATTAGGCCATCTACTTTTTTCGAAAAAGGATTTGTTGCACATGCTATGTTTGGGGAACCTTTTGATTTAGAgttgaataaattgattagtGATGCCATTCCCAGTAAAGGATTTTTGGAAGGATTCGACACTGATGCTGCTCCTGTTTTGCACACTAAGGAAAACACCAATAATGGGGAAGATTTAACAATCATTTGTATGGAGGGCCCACAGTTTTCAACTAGAGCTGAATCCAAATTGTACAGAAGCTGGGGAGGTTCTGTCATCAATATGTCAGTATTGCCAGAAGCAAAATTGGCTCGTGAAGCAGAAATCGCATACCAAATGATTTGTATGTCGACAGATTATGATTCATGGAATGAAAGCGAAGAGCCTGTCACAGTGGAAACAGTGGTTGGTAATTTGAAGGCCAATTCTGCTAATGCTTGTAAATTAGCAgctaaattgattgatgaatttgctGCTAAGGGTGGTGAAATTGGTAAAGATTTACAAGGAAGCATGAAATATGCTGTCAGCACTAGTCCTCATGGTgtcaaaaaagaattgttaGAAAAAATGCATTATTTATTCCCTGGCTATTGGGAAGTATAG
- a CDS encoding serine/threonine-protein kinase Rad53 homologue, putative (Similar to S. cerevisiae RAD53;~In S. cerevisiae: required for cell-cycle arrest in response to DNA damage), with product MELTQRTQTQTQPTQQSPTTQTQTQSKEDQNRICQLICSTGQFGNYDLNINDKTVVQGKMTWYFGRDPNSDLQVASSSRISNKHFQIWFNFNDKSLWIKDTSTNGTHLNNSRLVKGSNYLLNQGDEIAVGIGRDEDVVRFVVVFGDKYNPAKLPDSTNTVKDEGIYKDFIVKNETIGQGAFATVKKAIERSTGESYAVKIINRRKALNTGGGSAMAGVDRELSILERLNHPNIVALKAFYEDMDNYYIVMELVPGGDLMDFVAANGAIGEDATQVITKQILEGIAYVHNLGISHRDLKPDNILIMQDDPILVKITDFGLAKFSDNSTFMKTFCGTLAYVAPEVITGKYGSSQMESQQKDNYSSLVDIWSLGCLVYVLLTSHLPFNGKNQQQMFAKIKRGEFHEAPLNSYDISEDGRDFLQCCLQVNPKLRMTAAEALKHKWLQDLYEEDSVKSLSLSQSQSQQSRKIDNGIHIESLSKIDEDVMLRPLDSERNRKSSKQQDFKVPKRVIPLSQHPATPLPMSQPKKRPYQIDPRTNKKVDLEELSASKKVKMSDSVVGEEYLKLEPVAKSLFQETINISKSPFSFGRNDTCDCEINDDRLSKLHCVVAKENDSIWLLDKSTNSCLVNNTNVGKGNKVLLRGGETLHLFFDPLSSQHIGFKVVVVNQPSAEHVSQVEVLKQTLEEMNIIPPLISGSSSINS from the coding sequence ATGGAACTAACACAACGGACCCAGACCCAGACCCAACCAACACAACAGTCACCGACAACTCAGACTCAAACTCAAAGCAAGGAGGACCAGAATAGGATTTGTCAGTTGATTTGCTCCACGGGTCAATTTGGCAATTATGATTTGAATATCAATGATAAAACTGTCGTACAAGGTAAAATGACGTGGTATTTTGGAAGAGATCCCAACTCAGATTTGCAAGTGGCGTCGTCGTCGAGAATTTCAAACAAGCATTTCCAAATCTGGTTTAACTTTAATGACAAATCACTATGGATTAAGGATACTTCAACTAACGGAACACACCTCAACAACAGTCGGTTAGTGAAAGGATCAAATTATCTACTTAACCAAGGTGACGAAATAGCCGTAGGGATCGGTAGAGATGAAGACGTTGTGcggtttgttgttgtttttggtgACAAATACAACCCCGCCAAACTACCTGACTCGACTAACACAGTTAAAGATGAAGGAATATACAAAGACTTTATTgtgaaaaatgaaacaatagGCCAAGGGGCATTTGCCACTGTAAAAAAGGCGATTGAACGATCCACGGGCGAGTCATACGCGGTAAAGATCATAAATCGAAGAAAAGCACTAAATACTGGTGGTGGAAGTGCCATGGCCGGAGTGGACCGTGAATTGTCAATATTAGAACGGTTGAACCATCCAAATATAGTTGCATTGAAAGCATTCTATGAAGATATGGACAACTACTATATTGTGATGGAATTAGTGCCAGGCGGTGACTTGATGGACTTTGTGGCGGCGAACGGTGCAATAGGAGAAGACGCAACACAAGTGATCACGAAACAGATTCTAGAGGGAATTGCCTATGTTCATAATTTAGGGATTTCCCATCGTGATTTGAAGCCGgacaatattttgattatgCAAGATGACCCAATACTCGTTAAGATCACCGACTTTGGATTGGCAAAATTCAGTGACAACCTGACGTTTATGAAAACATTTTGTGGAACATTGGCTTATGTTGCTCCTGAGGTTATCACAGGTAAGTATGGATCATCACAAATGGAGCTGCAACAAAAAGACAATTACTCCTCCTTGGTCGACATTTGGTCTTTGGGATGTTTGGTTTATGTACTTTTGACTTCTCATTTACCGTTTAATGGCAAGAATCAGCAACAGATGTTTGCCAAGATCAAAAGAGGCGAGTTTCACGAGGCTCCGTTAAACTCGTACGACATTTCTGAAGATGGCAGAGACTTCTTGCAATGCTGCCTACAGGTTAACCCTAAACTAAGGATGACGGCTGCAGAGGCTTTGAAACACAAATGGTTGCAAGATTTATATGAAGAAGATTCTGTGAAATCTTTGAGTTTATCGCAGTCGCAGTCGCAACAATCTCGAAAGATAGATAATGGTATCCATATTGAATCATTGAGcaaaattgatgaagatgtaATGCTTCGTCCATTGGACAGCGAGAGAAATAGGAAATCAAGCAAACAGCAAGATTTCAAGGTGCCCAAGCGTGTGATTCCGTTGTCTCAACATCCTGCAACGCCGTTACCAATGTCACAACCGAAAAAGAGGCCGTATCAAATAGATCCCagaacaaacaaaaaagtgGATTTGGAAGAACTTCTGGCGAGTAAAAAAGTAAAGATGAGTGATTCTGTTGTTGGAGAAGAATACTTGAAGTTGGAACCGGTCGCAAAGTCGTTATTCCAAGAAACGATAAACATTTCGAAATCCCCGTTTTCATTTGGAAGAAATGACACTTGTGATTGTGAGATAAATGATGACAGATTATCTAAACTTCATTGTGTTGttgcaaaagaaaatgacTCTATATGGCTATTGGATAAAAGCACTAACTCGTGTTTGGTTAACAATACTAATGTTGGAAAGGGCAACAAAGTTTTGCTTAGAGGAGGGGAGACATTGCatcttttctttgaccCATTGTCACTGCAACATATTGGTTTCAAAGTAGTCGTTGTCAATCAACCGTCTGCTGAACATGTGAGTCAAGTAGAAGTCTTGAAACAAACGTTGGAA